In Cryptomeria japonica chromosome 10, Sugi_1.0, whole genome shotgun sequence, a genomic segment contains:
- the LOC131072246 gene encoding laccase-17, translated as MNYQDQRIIAMARLRIYGGLVYRLLALAFFGHFAWGKHLDVTRHYKFDVQMKNLTRLCHTKPLITVNGQYPGPVLYAREGDRVVVKVTNHVNNNVTIHWHGVRQLRSGWADGPAYVTQCPIQSGQSYVYKFTIKGQKGTLWWHAHISWLRASVYGPIIIYPKKHDSYPFPKPHHEVPIMFGEWWNADTETVINQAMQNGGGPNVSDAYTINGLPGLFYNCSSNDTFKLKVNPGKTYLLRIINAALNDELFFAIANHTLTVVETDAVYVKPFQTNAILISPGQTTNVLLTAKSNPPNATFLMFARPYVTGTGTFDNSTTAGILEYISNSTAANSISSIPLMKPTLPALNDTSFATNFSQKLRSLASRKFPAAVPQSVDRKFLFTVGLGLNPCPKGQTCQGPNGTKFAASINNISFVLPTTALLQAHFFGQSKGVYNTSFPDNPPFPFNYTGTPPNNTRTLNDTRLKVVPFNSSIELVLQDTSIVGPESHPLHLHGYNFFIVGQGVGNYNASSDPSNFNLVDPPERNTVGVPSGGWVALRFLADNPGVWFMHCHLEVHTSWGLKMAWVVLDGNKKSQSLPPPPKDLPSC; from the exons ATGAACTATCAAGATCAAAGGATTATTGCAATGGCCAGATTGAGGATATATGGCGGCCTGGTTTACCGACTTTTAGCTTTGGCGTTTTTTGGTCATTTTGCATGGGGAAAGCACTTGGATGTTACACGACACTATAAGTTTGAT GTCCAAATGAAGAATCTGACCCGCCTTTGCCATACAAAGCCTCTGATAACTGTAAATGGGCAGTACCCAGGGCCTGTATTATATGCTCGGGAAGGTGACAGAGTAGTAGTCAAAGTAACAAATCATGTGAATAACAACGTTACTATTCACTG GCATGGCGTTCGGCAGCTTAGATCTGGATGGGCTGATGGTCCTGCATATGTCACTCAGTGTCCAATTCAAAGTGGGCAGAGCTATGTTTACAAGTTTACCATTAAAGGGCAGAAAGGAACGCTCTGGTGGCATGCTCACATTTCATGGCTGCGAGCAAGTGTATATGGACCCATTATTATCTATCCTAAAAAGCATGATTCTTATCCATTCCCAAAGCCCCACCATGAAGTGCCTATTATGTTCG GGGAATGGTGGAATGCAGACACAGAGACTGTTATTAATCAAGCAATGCAAAATGGTGGCGGACCTAATGTGTCAGATGCGTATACCATTAATGGACTACCTGGACTTTTTTATAACTGCTCTTCAAACG ATACATTCAAGCTCAAAGTGAACCCTGGAAAGACTTACCTTCTTCGCATAATCAATGCTGCTCTCAATGATGAATTGTTCTTTGCAATAGCCAACCACACATTAACTGTTGTGGAAACAGACGCTGTGTATGTTAAGCCATTCCAAACTAATGCCATCCTTATATCTCCCGGCCAGACCACAAATGTGCTCCTCACAGCAAAATCCAACCCACCAAACGCTACATTTCTCATGTTTGCACGTCCTTATGTTACTGGCACTGGAACATTCGATAACTCAACCACAGCTGGAATTCTAGAGTATATCTCCAATTCTACGGCAGCTAATTCAATCTCGTCCATTCCTCTGATGAAACCAACTCTTCCAGCATTGAATGATACCTCTTTCGCTACCAATTTCAGTCAAAAGCTCAGAAGTTTGGCCAGTAGGAAATTCCCAGCAGCCGTTCCTCAGAGTGTAGACCGAAAATTCTTATTCACAGTGGGATTAGGGCTAAATCCATGTCCTAAAGGACAAACATGCCAAGGCCCCAACGGCACCAAATTTGCAGCCTCCATTAACAACATATCTTTTGTTCTTCCCACCACAGCTCTTCTTCAAGCTCACTTCTTTGGGCAATCCAAAGGAGTTTATAATACAAGTTTCCCTGACAACCCACCATTTCCTTTCAATTACACAGGAACCCCTCCCAACAACACAAGGACTCTCAACGACACAAGGCTGAAAGTGGTTCCTTTCAACAGCAGCATTGAGCTTGTTCTTCAAGACACAAGCATCGTAGGGCCAGAGAGCCATCCTCTGCATCTGCACGGCTATAATTTCTTCATCGTGGGTCAAGGTgtgggaaattacaatgcaagcaGTGACCCCTCCAATTTTAATCTGGTGGATCCACCAGAGAGAAACACAGTTGGAGTTCCTAGTGGAGGTTGGGTGGCCCTGAGATTCCTAGCTGATAATCCTG GGGTGTGGTTCATGCATTGTCATCTGGAAGTGCACACCAGCTGGGGATTGAAAATGGCATGGGTTGTTTTGGATGGAAATAAGAAATCTCAATCTCTACCTCCTCCTCCCAAAGATCTTCCATCCTGCTGA